Proteins found in one Acinetobacter sp. XH1741 genomic segment:
- a CDS encoding asparaginase, which yields MKKIALFYMGGTFGCIGEPLAPMPYDQFLPQLEKVIPPHLTVDCFAAPNIVDSSACTAPDWLRLIQRIQQLQLEGYQHFVVIHGTDTLSYAAATLARFLGQSCHIVITGSQYPLLNIQGDNTREFTDAIENLYLALEQVIALPVGAYLAFHHQVFHAQTALKTHTTELDAFSGLGSEVEFTPQANELIVQDAQIERAASFQILNWMMQPIATQHLVQQLKNLLPAPPHFLVLQGFGTGNIAVNPELLATLDELYVHGCVPILATQVTFGGIDQRYAISAWAKTAKIVINNAHSHADLYAKALQMYLKYATPEQWLNHWNENLH from the coding sequence ATGAAAAAAATAGCCTTATTTTATATGGGTGGTACTTTTGGTTGCATTGGTGAACCTTTAGCGCCTATGCCTTATGACCAATTCTTGCCTCAACTGGAAAAAGTGATTCCGCCACACTTAACCGTTGATTGCTTCGCTGCACCCAATATTGTTGATAGCAGTGCATGTACAGCACCTGATTGGTTACGCCTTATTCAACGCATACAACAACTACAACTTGAAGGCTATCAACATTTCGTTGTTATTCACGGTACAGATACGCTTAGTTATGCAGCTGCAACCTTAGCTCGCTTTTTAGGTCAAAGCTGTCATATTGTGATTACTGGTAGTCAATACCCGTTACTCAATATTCAAGGCGATAATACTCGTGAATTTACAGATGCTATTGAGAACTTATATCTTGCCTTAGAACAAGTGATTGCCCTACCTGTAGGTGCTTATCTCGCTTTTCACCATCAAGTATTTCACGCACAAACTGCATTGAAAACGCATACGACTGAACTCGATGCATTTTCAGGGTTAGGCAGTGAAGTTGAATTTACACCTCAGGCAAATGAGTTGATCGTACAAGATGCTCAAATTGAACGAGCTGCTTCATTCCAGATTTTAAACTGGATGATGCAACCGATTGCAACACAGCACTTGGTACAGCAATTAAAAAATTTACTCCCTGCCCCACCGCATTTCTTAGTGCTACAAGGTTTTGGTACAGGTAATATCGCAGTAAATCCTGAACTATTGGCAACATTAGATGAACTCTATGTTCATGGTTGTGTTCCGATCTTGGCGACACAAGTGACGTTTGGAGGCATTGACCAACGTTATGCAATTAGTGCTTGGGCTAAAACTGCAAAAATTGTCATTAATAATGCCCATAGTCATGCAGATCTCTATGCAAAAGCACTTCAAATGTATTTAAAATACGCAACCCCAGAACAATGGTTGAACCATTGGAATGAAAATTTGCATTAA
- the gltP gene encoding glutamate/aspartate:proton symporter GltP: MKNFKFSLAWQILIALILGIVVGAVLHNQPEIKDSIVNNVLTPLGKIFISLIKMIVIPIVFSTLILGIAGVGSTKSLGRLGFKTILYFEIITTIAILVGLVAANIFHPGSGIDMSQLVQTDISQYKHTTEEVQSQSHGIVQTILSLIPTNIISSMAHGEMLPVIFFAVLFGIGLSSLPAATKDPLLNVFHAVSETMFRVTHIIMKYAPVGVFGLIAVTVANFGFASLIPLGKLVVLVYGAILFFAIVVLGLTAKMFSINIFTLFKILKDELILAYSTASSETVLPRIMQKMEAYGAPKAISSFVIPTGYSFNLDGSTLYQSIAAIFIAQLYGIEMSISQQVILVITLMITSKGIAGVPGVSFVVLLATLGSVGIPVEGLAFIAGVDRIMDMARTALNVVGNALAVLVISKWEKQYDSEKAAAYEASLK, encoded by the coding sequence ATGAAGAATTTTAAATTTAGCCTTGCGTGGCAAATTTTAATTGCTTTAATCCTAGGGATAGTTGTCGGGGCTGTTTTACATAATCAGCCTGAGATCAAAGATAGTATTGTAAATAACGTTCTTACTCCATTAGGTAAGATCTTTATTAGCCTGATCAAAATGATTGTTATTCCAATCGTTTTCTCTACATTGATTTTAGGTATTGCTGGTGTTGGCAGTACAAAAAGTCTAGGGCGTCTTGGTTTTAAAACCATTCTCTATTTTGAAATTATTACTACTATTGCTATTTTGGTTGGCTTGGTTGCAGCGAATATCTTCCATCCAGGTTCAGGCATTGATATGTCTCAACTGGTTCAAACTGATATTTCTCAATATAAGCATACTACTGAAGAAGTTCAGTCACAGTCTCATGGCATCGTGCAAACTATATTATCGCTTATCCCAACGAACATTATTAGTTCGATGGCGCATGGCGAAATGTTGCCAGTGATTTTCTTTGCTGTGCTTTTTGGTATTGGTTTATCTTCATTACCAGCAGCTACTAAAGATCCATTATTAAACGTATTTCATGCCGTATCGGAAACAATGTTCCGTGTGACGCACATCATCATGAAATATGCGCCAGTGGGTGTGTTTGGCTTAATCGCTGTAACTGTTGCAAACTTCGGTTTTGCTTCACTTATTCCATTAGGTAAATTAGTTGTATTGGTTTACGGTGCAATTTTATTCTTTGCTATAGTGGTACTTGGTTTAACTGCAAAAATGTTCAGCATCAATATCTTTACTTTGTTTAAGATTTTGAAAGATGAATTGATCTTGGCATATTCGACTGCAAGTTCAGAAACAGTTTTACCGCGTATTATGCAAAAAATGGAAGCTTACGGTGCGCCAAAAGCGATTTCTAGTTTTGTAATTCCAACAGGTTACTCATTTAACCTTGATGGTTCTACGCTTTACCAAAGTATTGCAGCAATCTTTATTGCACAGCTTTACGGTATTGAAATGTCAATTAGCCAACAAGTTATTTTGGTTATCACATTAATGATTACTTCAAAAGGTATCGCAGGTGTTCCTGGCGTATCATTCGTTGTGTTATTAGCGACATTAGGTAGTGTTGGTATTCCTGTAGAAGGCTTGGCATTTATTGCTGGTGTTGACCGTATCATGGATATGGCTCGTACTGCGTTGAACGTGGTAGGTAACGCTCTTGCTGTACTTGTAATCAGTAAATGGGAAAAACAATACGACTCTGAAAAAGCTGCCGCTTATGAAGCATCTCTTAAATAA
- a CDS encoding glycosyltransferase family 4 protein, with translation MKVMQLLPELNSGGVERGTLEIARALVAQGHQSLVVSNGGRLVSQLEAEGSKHLTLPIHKKSLSSLWQIRPLRQLIEQHQPDIVHVRSRVPAWLTHFALKGIPAHKRPHLISTVHGFYSVNRYSAIMTQAEKVIAVSDSVVKYITDHYKNCPPQDIVRIYRGIDPVAFPHNYQPSAQWFNQVFNDFPELENKFLLCLPGRITRLKGHESLIELMQQLQSQYPQLHAVVVGGADAKKQAYLNELQSTIQNKGLADKITFVGHRSDIREWLAFSDIVLSLSNQAETFGRTALEALSVGTPVIGWNRGGVAEILSNVYPQGLIEVDNQKALIETVKQHIEQPQTVAPVTMFSLKDMCNQTLELYQSVLK, from the coding sequence ATGAAAGTGATGCAACTTCTCCCAGAACTCAATAGCGGTGGCGTAGAGCGCGGCACACTGGAAATTGCACGTGCACTCGTTGCACAAGGCCATCAGTCTTTAGTTGTATCTAACGGCGGGCGTTTGGTCTCACAGCTCGAAGCTGAAGGCTCTAAGCACTTAACACTACCGATTCATAAAAAGTCTTTATCGAGCTTGTGGCAAATTCGCCCTTTACGTCAGTTAATTGAGCAGCATCAACCCGATATTGTTCATGTGCGCTCACGTGTGCCAGCTTGGCTTACCCATTTTGCCTTAAAAGGAATACCAGCACATAAGCGCCCTCACCTCATTAGCACGGTACATGGTTTCTATTCAGTCAATCGCTATAGTGCAATTATGACTCAGGCCGAAAAAGTGATTGCTGTTTCTGATAGCGTGGTTAAATACATTACTGACCATTATAAAAATTGTCCACCACAAGATATTGTCCGGATTTATCGAGGCATTGATCCAGTTGCTTTCCCCCATAACTACCAACCGTCAGCACAGTGGTTTAATCAAGTTTTTAATGACTTTCCTGAACTCGAAAATAAATTTTTACTATGCCTACCTGGTCGTATTACCCGTTTAAAAGGGCATGAAAGCTTAATTGAACTCATGCAGCAGCTACAATCGCAATATCCTCAATTGCATGCCGTTGTTGTGGGTGGTGCCGATGCAAAAAAACAAGCCTACTTAAATGAATTACAAAGTACCATTCAAAACAAAGGACTTGCTGATAAAATAACGTTTGTAGGCCATCGCTCAGATATACGCGAATGGCTGGCTTTTAGCGATATTGTGCTATCTCTATCCAATCAAGCAGAAACATTCGGTAGAACAGCGTTAGAAGCGCTCTCAGTGGGTACGCCAGTGATTGGCTGGAACCGTGGAGGTGTTGCCGAGATTTTATCTAACGTCTATCCACAAGGGCTTATTGAAGTAGACAACCAAAAAGCCTTAATAGAAACGGTAAAGCAGCATATTGAACAACCTCAAACAGTTGCTCCTGTGACCATGTTCAGCTTAAAAGATATGTGTAACCAAACGCTTGAGCTTTATCAAAGTGTTTTGAAATAA
- a CDS encoding SlyX family protein, producing the protein MTKPPYHDDQASFSAPIEDLQVRITFLDDLVEQLNQQLAIQTQEIADLKKQMQLLYQRVESSDLSEGIAPFDPLTNKPPHY; encoded by the coding sequence ATGACTAAACCACCATATCATGATGATCAAGCGTCATTTTCCGCACCCATTGAAGATTTGCAAGTGCGAATTACATTTTTGGATGATTTAGTTGAACAATTAAATCAACAACTCGCTATTCAAACTCAGGAAATAGCTGATTTGAAAAAACAAATGCAATTACTTTATCAACGTGTGGAATCTTCGGATTTATCAGAAGGCATTGCACCTTTTGATCCATTAACGAATAAACCTCCTCACTATTAA
- the lpxL gene encoding LpxL/LpxP family Kdo(2)-lipid IV(A) lauroyl/palmitoleoyl acyltransferase: MSQKQPYTPGEFQWSFLLPKYWGVWIAITFLMLLAILPWAIQWRLAHGLANLAWKYLKSRRKTTIRNLEVCFPEWSSEKVQQQAKQVFVDMMLGIFETLNAWYKPYWFKNRVTIDGLEHITNAQAQGKGVLLLGTHSTLLDAGGYVCAQYFEPDVVYRPQNNPLLDMLIYRCRGTIYKAQIDHDDMRGLIRHLKDGDAIWYSPDQDFGLKQGVMAPFFGVPAATVTAHRRLLKISKAVAVPLYFYRHGDVQDPKYHILIEPAVDNMPSEDEVDDATRVNKIIENQLRIAPTQYMWFHRRFKTRPEGYDEIY; encoded by the coding sequence ATGAGCCAAAAGCAGCCCTATACGCCCGGTGAGTTTCAGTGGTCCTTTTTGTTACCTAAATATTGGGGTGTATGGATTGCGATTACTTTCCTCATGCTTTTGGCTATTTTACCGTGGGCAATCCAATGGCGTTTGGCTCATGGGTTAGCAAACCTCGCTTGGAAATATTTAAAATCTCGACGCAAAACCACTATTCGTAATTTAGAAGTTTGCTTTCCCGAATGGTCGTCTGAAAAAGTACAGCAGCAAGCAAAGCAAGTTTTTGTAGATATGATGCTTGGTATTTTTGAGACATTAAATGCATGGTATAAGCCTTACTGGTTTAAAAACCGTGTCACGATTGACGGCCTAGAGCACATTACCAACGCTCAAGCTCAGGGCAAAGGGGTTTTACTACTGGGAACTCACAGTACTTTGCTTGATGCTGGTGGTTATGTTTGTGCTCAGTATTTTGAGCCTGATGTGGTATATCGCCCTCAAAACAACCCACTACTCGATATGCTGATTTATCGTTGCCGCGGCACAATTTATAAAGCACAGATCGACCATGATGATATGCGTGGCTTAATCCGTCACCTTAAAGATGGCGATGCAATTTGGTATAGCCCCGATCAAGACTTCGGCCTCAAACAAGGCGTTATGGCACCATTTTTTGGAGTTCCTGCGGCCACAGTAACCGCGCATCGTCGTTTATTAAAAATTTCCAAGGCTGTTGCTGTGCCTTTATATTTTTATCGTCATGGCGATGTACAGGATCCTAAATATCACATCTTGATTGAACCTGCGGTGGATAATATGCCAAGTGAAGATGAAGTTGATGATGCAACACGCGTGAATAAGATTATTGAAAATCAGCTTCGTATCGCGCCAACCCAATATATGTGGTTCCACCGCCGATTTAAAACACGTCCTGAGGGATATGACGAGATCTATTAA
- a CDS encoding LysE family translocator, which yields MLDLSQILAFGVICLAMVLTPGPNMIYLISRSISQGKIAGFISLGGVAVGFVFYMLCASFGITALVVAVPYAYDTIRIVGAVYLLWLAWKALRPNATPIFSVKDLSIDSPLKLFLMGFLTNLLNPKIAIMYLSLLPQFIHPQQGSILAQSIQLGTIQIFVSVSINALIVFSAGSIALFLQQKPLWASIQRWIMGTVLAGLAVRILLEHRR from the coding sequence GTGCTAGATCTCTCTCAAATTTTGGCATTTGGAGTCATTTGCCTAGCGATGGTACTTACCCCTGGCCCCAACATGATTTATCTTATCTCGCGTTCCATTAGTCAGGGCAAAATCGCAGGATTCATTTCCTTAGGTGGCGTTGCTGTAGGTTTTGTATTTTATATGCTCTGTGCTTCTTTCGGGATCACAGCACTTGTTGTCGCCGTTCCATACGCTTATGACACTATTCGTATTGTAGGGGCCGTATATTTACTCTGGCTCGCATGGAAAGCACTACGTCCAAATGCAACCCCTATTTTCAGTGTAAAAGACTTATCTATCGATTCACCATTAAAACTATTTTTAATGGGCTTTTTGACAAATTTACTTAATCCTAAAATTGCCATTATGTATTTGTCTTTATTGCCGCAGTTTATTCACCCACAGCAAGGCAGTATTTTAGCGCAGTCTATTCAACTCGGTACCATACAAATTTTTGTGAGCGTTTCAATCAATGCACTGATTGTGTTTTCTGCTGGTAGCATCGCACTCTTTCTACAGCAAAAACCACTTTGGGCAAGCATCCAACGCTGGATTATGGGGACTGTGTTAGCTGGACTTGCTGTTCGTATTCTTCTCGAACACCGCCGATAA
- the asd gene encoding aspartate-semialdehyde dehydrogenase: MKVGLVGWRGMVGSVLMQRMVEENDFAHIEPFYFSTSNAGGEAPSFGGKTAPALMEATDIKSLKQMDVIITCQGGDYTSEVFPQLKATGWDGYWIDAASTLRMSDDAIIVLDPVNLNVIKDGLAKGTKTFVGGNCTVSLMLMGVGALFQNNLVEWMTAMTYQAASGAGAQNMRELLTGMGYLYNNTKTLLDDPKSAILDIDRQVAELQRGEGFPSANFGVPLAGSLIPYIDKQLESGQSKEEWKGQVETNKILGNSQIVPIDGHCVRIGAMRCHSQALTIKLKKDVPLDEIEDMIRNSNQWAKVVPNTREASMTDLTPVAVTGTLTVPVGRLRKLNMGKEYLGAFTVGDQLLWGAAEPLRRMLRILVEYKSA, translated from the coding sequence ATGAAAGTAGGTCTGGTCGGTTGGCGCGGGATGGTCGGTTCCGTCCTTATGCAACGTATGGTTGAAGAGAATGATTTTGCTCATATTGAGCCATTTTATTTCTCTACCAGTAATGCAGGTGGTGAAGCTCCTTCATTTGGTGGTAAGACTGCCCCAGCACTTATGGAAGCGACGGACATTAAAAGTCTGAAGCAAATGGATGTCATTATTACCTGCCAAGGTGGTGACTACACCTCTGAAGTTTTCCCACAGTTAAAAGCAACTGGTTGGGATGGCTACTGGATTGATGCAGCATCTACTTTACGTATGTCTGATGATGCAATCATCGTTCTTGATCCAGTTAACCTTAACGTGATTAAAGACGGTTTAGCGAAAGGTACTAAAACTTTCGTTGGTGGTAACTGTACCGTATCACTGATGTTGATGGGTGTTGGTGCACTTTTCCAAAATAATTTGGTTGAGTGGATGACTGCAATGACTTATCAGGCAGCATCAGGCGCTGGCGCACAAAACATGCGTGAGTTGTTAACAGGTATGGGGTATTTATATAACAATACCAAGACGTTGTTAGATGATCCTAAATCTGCAATTCTTGATATTGACCGTCAAGTTGCTGAATTACAACGTGGTGAAGGTTTCCCATCTGCGAACTTCGGTGTGCCACTTGCTGGTTCATTGATTCCTTATATTGATAAACAGCTTGAAAGCGGTCAATCTAAAGAAGAGTGGAAAGGTCAAGTTGAAACCAACAAAATTTTAGGTAACTCACAAATCGTTCCTATCGATGGTCACTGTGTCCGTATCGGTGCGATGCGTTGTCACTCTCAAGCATTAACCATCAAATTGAAAAAAGATGTGCCGCTTGATGAAATCGAAGACATGATTCGTAACTCAAACCAGTGGGCTAAAGTTGTACCAAATACACGTGAAGCATCAATGACTGATCTTACACCTGTAGCTGTGACTGGTACATTAACTGTACCTGTAGGCCGTTTACGTAAACTCAATATGGGTAAAGAGTATCTCGGTGCATTCACAGTAGGCGATCAGCTACTTTGGGGTGCTGCTGAACCTTTACGTCGTATGCTACGTATTTTAGTAGAATACAAAAGCGCATAA
- a CDS encoding endonuclease/exonuclease/phosphatase family protein has translation MIYIEVLSVVVIWLTFWSLIPRDEWWFRGADFPRLQILFIGLIVFIGMLFWPTEWNVWREILLAVLIAAIAYQLKMVLPYTLFWKKQVKKVKQQQLDPQKQISLIVSNVLTPNDKYHLLIEHVQSLKPDLLLTLESDKTWENALKEIEEDYPYRVPVPLDNLYGMHLYSRLPLKNTEVKFILSNEIPSIHTTVILRSGMPVQLYCLHPKPPSPTEAKDSTLRDAELLIVGDQIKDLDESCIVMGDLNDVAWSRTTRLFQRISGLLDPRVGRHFINTFHADYSLLRWSLDHIFHSTDFGLIKMQRLSHIGSDHFPVYVVLQTGRIFEQIQEEVEQTQEDEEEAQAAIQDGIAKAEKEEKTVTDEIAEPYKGKSI, from the coding sequence ATGATTTATATCGAAGTTCTATCTGTAGTGGTGATTTGGTTGACTTTCTGGTCACTTATCCCTCGTGATGAGTGGTGGTTTAGAGGGGCTGATTTTCCAAGGTTACAAATTCTATTTATTGGCTTAATTGTTTTCATTGGCATGTTGTTTTGGCCGACTGAATGGAATGTATGGCGCGAGATTTTGCTTGCGGTACTCATCGCGGCCATTGCTTATCAGCTTAAAATGGTTTTGCCCTATACCTTATTTTGGAAAAAGCAGGTTAAAAAGGTCAAACAGCAGCAATTAGATCCTCAAAAGCAAATATCACTTATTGTTTCTAATGTGCTGACGCCTAACGATAAATATCACTTGCTTATTGAACATGTTCAGTCGTTAAAACCTGATTTGTTGCTGACGCTAGAAAGTGATAAGACTTGGGAAAATGCATTAAAAGAAATTGAAGAAGATTATCCTTACCGTGTACCGGTACCCTTAGATAATTTATATGGAATGCATTTATATAGCCGGTTACCGCTTAAAAATACTGAAGTTAAATTCATTTTAAGTAATGAAATTCCTTCTATTCATACCACGGTAATTTTACGTTCCGGCATGCCAGTTCAGCTTTATTGTTTGCATCCTAAACCACCTAGTCCAACTGAAGCTAAAGATTCAACCCTACGTGATGCAGAGCTTTTAATTGTTGGTGATCAAATTAAAGACTTAGATGAAAGTTGTATTGTGATGGGTGATTTAAATGATGTCGCATGGTCACGCACAACTCGTTTATTTCAACGTATTAGTGGTTTACTCGATCCTCGCGTTGGGCGGCATTTTATTAATACTTTTCATGCAGACTATTCGTTATTACGTTGGTCACTCGACCATATCTTTCATAGCACTGACTTTGGTTTGATTAAAATGCAGCGCTTATCTCATATTGGATCAGACCATTTTCCTGTTTATGTCGTTTTACAGACAGGTAGAATATTTGAACAAATCCAAGAAGAAGTAGAGCAGACTCAAGAGGATGAAGAAGAAGCTCAAGCAGCGATACAAGATGGCATCGCTAAAGCTGAAAAGGAAGAAAAAACTGTGACTGATGAAATTGCAGAACCTTACAAAGGAAAAAGTATATGA
- a CDS encoding acyltransferase family protein, translated as MRNLHIDATKGILIFLVVLGHYLERLIGWSEPLNQAILGSIYFVHMPAFIFISGMFFKEEKILEKLIYFLSLYLPFQFLFQLFDAFYNGSLWNWSFHLVWFAKPYWVLWYLFGMVAWTVLAFFLKKTAYPVLFSIVLALLIGCSPINNYSYSIGRIFVFLPFFMAGAIYGKTIFQYLPQLPYAKLFAVITLLIITAVAAISHYSYYWLFGSLSYFQLHVGLWQGMLIRSVIMLLSVMGVLSLFVLTQNFKQPWIGLGQKTLPVYILHGFVIIILTHQLSFKYSVEINIFISLVLAILTCMILQLQLFERLTRFISLFVYKPFMKLLATLNPKKGL; from the coding sequence ATGAGAAATCTCCATATTGATGCCACAAAAGGCATCTTAATTTTTCTGGTTGTATTGGGCCATTACCTTGAAAGGTTGATTGGCTGGAGTGAACCTCTAAATCAAGCGATTTTAGGGAGCATTTACTTTGTTCATATGCCAGCTTTTATTTTTATATCCGGCATGTTTTTTAAAGAAGAAAAAATCCTAGAAAAGTTAATTTACTTTTTATCGTTGTATTTGCCATTTCAGTTTTTATTTCAACTGTTTGATGCCTTTTATAACGGAAGTTTATGGAATTGGTCATTTCATTTGGTATGGTTTGCTAAGCCTTATTGGGTGCTATGGTATTTATTTGGTATGGTGGCTTGGACGGTTCTCGCTTTTTTCCTAAAAAAGACGGCTTATCCAGTTTTATTTTCAATAGTTTTAGCTCTACTTATTGGATGCTCACCCATCAATAATTACAGCTACTCGATTGGTCGTATTTTCGTTTTTCTACCTTTTTTTATGGCGGGAGCAATCTATGGCAAAACCATTTTTCAGTATCTTCCGCAGTTGCCTTATGCAAAGTTATTTGCCGTTATCACATTATTAATCATTACTGCTGTAGCTGCTATAAGTCATTATAGTTATTACTGGCTATTTGGCAGTTTGTCATATTTTCAGCTTCATGTAGGTCTGTGGCAAGGAATGCTGATTCGCAGTGTGATTATGTTGCTATCGGTTATGGGTGTTTTGAGTTTATTTGTGCTCACTCAAAATTTTAAACAGCCATGGATTGGTTTAGGCCAAAAAACTTTGCCAGTTTATATATTGCATGGTTTTGTGATAATTATTTTGACTCATCAATTAAGCTTTAAATATTCGGTAGAGATCAATATTTTCATTAGTCTCGTTCTGGCTATCCTGACTTGTATGATTTTACAGTTACAGCTATTTGAACGTTTAACTCGCTTTATCTCTTTATTTGTTTATAAGCCCTTTATGAAATTATTAGCAACTCTAAATCCAAAAAAAGGGCTTTAA
- a CDS encoding ATP-binding cassette domain-containing protein, producing the protein MAYITLRDVQLAFGGPALLDGANFNLERGERVCLIGRNGEGKSTLLKLIEGSLLPDSGEVSIQNGLTVSMLAQDVPMDSGKVADIVADGAGEAAEVLRAYHEATDACMLGDMEACDRMGNLQHKLDQLDGWALENKVNALLSKMGLDPNADLADLSGGRKRRVLLARALLTQPDVLLLDEPTNHLDVESIEWLEKFLLDQNNLTLLFISHDRSFVDSIATRIVELDRGILRGYEGNYSRYLELKAQQMEAEEKQNALFDKKLAEEEAWIRQGIKARRTRNEGRVRALKALREESKARRSQQGKVSMATQEANRSGKLVFDIEHLSVSYDDKPLIKDFSTLVMRGDRIGLVGDNGVGKTTLIKAILGEIEHGGSVKTGTQLEVAYFDQLRNALDLEKTVMANVSEGSDFVDVNGNRRHIYSYLQDFLFSPERARTPVKALSGGERNRILLAKLLLKPSNLIVMDEPTNDLDMVTLELLEEMLSEYKGTLLLISHDRAFMDNVVTSTWVFDGKGNIAEYIGGYQDYLLQRPDDKVVDQKSDVKKAQAKAEAEKAAAQANTKKVKLSYKDQRELEQLPAEIENLENEQAKLSEKLADGSWFVSDADAATQASQRLAEIEELLLEKLERWDELEQMSKGN; encoded by the coding sequence ATGGCCTATATTACCCTAAGGGATGTCCAACTTGCTTTTGGCGGACCTGCCCTGCTCGATGGCGCGAACTTTAATCTAGAACGTGGCGAACGAGTCTGTTTAATTGGGCGTAATGGTGAAGGTAAGTCTACTTTACTTAAACTCATCGAGGGAAGCCTATTACCAGATTCTGGTGAAGTTTCTATTCAAAATGGTTTAACAGTTTCAATGTTAGCCCAAGACGTTCCAATGGATTCTGGCAAAGTTGCTGATATTGTGGCTGATGGTGCAGGAGAAGCAGCTGAAGTACTCAGAGCTTATCATGAAGCAACTGATGCTTGTATGCTTGGAGATATGGAAGCTTGTGACCGTATGGGTAACCTCCAGCACAAGCTCGACCAACTAGACGGCTGGGCACTTGAAAACAAGGTAAATGCCCTATTAAGTAAAATGGGCCTCGACCCAAATGCAGACTTAGCAGACTTATCTGGTGGTCGTAAACGTCGTGTTTTACTCGCTCGTGCTCTTTTAACGCAGCCAGACGTACTCCTTCTAGACGAACCGACGAACCATTTAGATGTTGAAAGTATTGAGTGGCTAGAAAAATTCCTACTCGATCAAAATAATTTAACGCTTCTATTTATTTCGCATGACCGCTCTTTTGTAGATAGCATTGCAACTCGAATTGTTGAACTTGACCGCGGCATTTTACGCGGCTATGAAGGCAATTATTCTCGCTATTTGGAGCTTAAAGCTCAGCAAATGGAAGCAGAAGAGAAACAAAACGCTTTATTTGATAAAAAGTTAGCTGAAGAAGAAGCTTGGATTCGCCAAGGGATTAAGGCACGTCGTACCCGTAATGAAGGTCGTGTTCGTGCTTTGAAAGCTTTACGCGAAGAATCTAAAGCACGTCGCTCACAACAAGGTAAAGTGAGCATGGCGACTCAAGAAGCAAATCGCTCTGGTAAATTAGTATTTGATATTGAGCACTTGAGCGTATCTTATGATGACAAGCCACTTATCAAAGATTTCTCGACCCTTGTCATGCGTGGTGACCGTATTGGCCTCGTAGGTGATAACGGCGTTGGCAAAACGACGTTGATTAAAGCGATCTTAGGTGAAATCGAGCACGGTGGTTCTGTTAAGACAGGTACACAGTTAGAAGTTGCTTATTTTGATCAATTACGTAATGCCTTAGACCTTGAAAAAACAGTCATGGCAAACGTTTCAGAAGGCTCTGACTTTGTTGATGTGAATGGCAACCGTCGTCATATCTACAGTTATTTACAAGATTTCTTGTTTTCACCTGAACGTGCACGCACACCAGTCAAAGCCCTTTCTGGTGGTGAGCGTAATCGTATTTTGCTTGCTAAATTATTGCTTAAACCATCGAACCTGATTGTGATGGACGAACCAACCAATGACTTGGATATGGTAACTCTTGAGCTACTTGAAGAGATGCTTTCTGAATACAAAGGCACGCTATTACTTATTTCGCATGACCGTGCATTTATGGATAACGTTGTCACTTCTACTTGGGTATTTGATGGCAAAGGCAATATTGCAGAATACATTGGTGGTTACCAAGACTACTTATTACAACGTCCAGATGACAAAGTCGTAGATCAGAAATCTGATGTTAAAAAAGCTCAGGCTAAAGCAGAAGCTGAAAAAGCCGCTGCTCAAGCCAACACTAAAAAAGTCAAACTAAGTTATAAAGATCAGCGTGAATTAGAGCAATTACCCGCTGAAATTGAAAACTTAGAAAATGAACAGGCTAAACTTTCTGAGAAACTTGCAGATGGTTCATGGTTTGTGTCTGATGCAGATGCTGCGACCCAAGCCAGCCAACGCCTAGCAGAAATTGAAGAATTACTGCTTGAAAAATTAGAGCGTTGGGATGAACTTGAGCAAATGAGTAAAGGCAACTAA